In Lacerta agilis isolate rLacAgi1 chromosome 8, rLacAgi1.pri, whole genome shotgun sequence, one genomic interval encodes:
- the CALB2 gene encoding calretinin has protein sequence MAGKQQPPYLHLAELTASQFLDIWKHYDADGNGYIEGKELESFFQELVSARKGAGVESKNVNVAEKMQEFMRKYDKNADGKIEMSELAQILPTEENFLLCFRQHVGSSAEFMEAWRKYDTDRSGYIEANELKGFLSDLLEKANRPYDEPKLQEYTQTILRMFDLNGDGKLCLSEMSRLLPVQENFLLKFQGMKLDSDEFNAIFAFYDKDGSGFIDENELDALLKDLYEKNKKEMGIQQLTNYRKSIMNLSDGGKLYRKELEIVLCSEPPL, from the exons ATGGCAGGGAAGCAGCAGCCCCCTTATCTGCACCTGGCAGAACTGACCGCCTCCCAGTTCTTGGACATCTGGAAACATTATGATGCTGATG GAAACGGCTACATTGAaggcaaagaactggaaagcttCTTCCAAGAGCTAGTGAGCGCCAGGAAGGGAGCAGGAGTG GAATCGAAAAATGTCAACGTTGCGGAGAAGATGCAGGAGTTCATGCGAAAATACGACAAGAACGCCGATGGGAAAATTGAAATGTCTGAG ctGGCACAGATTTTGCCCACAGAGGAGAACTTCCTACTCTGTTTCCGGCAGCATGTTGGCTCCAGTGCCGAATTCATGGAG GCTTGGCGGAAGTATGATACCGATCGCAGTGGCTACATCGAagccaatgagctcaag GGATTTCTTTCGGACTTGCTTGAGAAAGCCAACCGGCCCTACGACGAACCAAAGCTGCAAGAATATACACAGACCATC CTGCGAATGTTTGACTTGAATGGGGATGGGAAGCTCTGCCTGTCGGAGATGTCACG ACTATTGCCTGTGCAAGAGAACTTCCTTCTTAAgtttcag GGAATGAAGCTAGATTCAGACGAATTCAATGCTATCTTTGCATTTTATGACAAG GATGGAAGCGGCTTCATTGATGAGAATGAATTAGATGCTCTTCTGAAAGATCTCTATGAGAAAAACAAGAAA GAAATGGGCATCCAGCAGCTCACCAACTACAGAAAGAGCATCATGAATCTGTCCGATGGGGGGAAACTTTACCGCAAGGAACTGGAGATCGTTCTCTGCAGCGAGCCCCCTCTGTAA